In Ptychodera flava strain L36383 chromosome 21, AS_Pfla_20210202, whole genome shotgun sequence, a genomic segment contains:
- the LOC139121714 gene encoding stimulated by retinoic acid gene 6 protein-like isoform X2, whose product MASTASPATEYFCGNVTDVILNVLPDGYESLSEDELEAYLKDNYDVTEQTQDYLRSCWEYIDQNLLSENIIIILEKYLFSPINLLDEYSDRIGFTAAFGISLISIIDLFIGNYYFVIDVGDVPFWAQGAVDTAMQIVNVLMICYVYAPFFACLSTPQRLLGDVLGLLYCSFWTTYFQFSIIECPVSNGLEALLYVLLGLPQLVCFYILAIRYIWGIVRYIRRRREKRKIAEGQEGKQDTVESKSHRWFIQSTSHDTIYVKSLFKKPEPPPEKITWKMKFRNLFYESIPGFKYSRRMVCTTVIGLLLLYEVDVGYRLTLEYVFANASHLFRDGGEVEEFFDVINASVTFYHAQRFVYTLSITFSVSSGVALVISNIYVLHMIVVYRRNMRRLYRGDRSFWPEKVVIGPGLMVNTFKWSGYQLAYTLWGYFLTQLTLWFALMVIVYGLIYAWVDDRTDSSIIWYLIGEYWLSVVFAIVITVVQILETKYFYLQDGGRSLAVNNRRAYHVTTYVMFYFNIILGLWSCLLRVLYSVIFGLLFLGRTDKCLLIHGWESLDSGHKAYLGFLQVEEQHTHPVMVIFADILLNFLHDKKSSDLDQDSPVIVTTKGDSAASPSSAKKIETDTDKDHETRKLMDEDTQKSKRSRIRWFVLYTLINNPILLADRKHARQPGEDKNTRLRKRFLLMMRDTVDLVATNAVAIIAD is encoded by the exons ATGGCGTCCACCGCTTCCCCAGCGACAGAATACTTCTGCGGCAATGTCACTGACGTCATACTGAACGTACTTCCGGATGGTTACGAATCACTGTCCGAAGACGAGCTTGAGGCGTACTTGAAGGACAACTATGACGTCACAGAGCAGACTCAAGACTACTTAAGATCTTGCTGGGAATACATAGACCAAAATTTACTCTCtgaaaatatcatcattattcttgagaaatatttattttc TCCTATCAATCTCCTAGATGAATACTCAGATCGCATTGGGTTCACTGCTGCATTCGGGATCTCCCTCATTTCCATAATTGATCTCTTCATCGGCAACTACTACTTTGTGATCGATGTCGGGGACGTTCCATTTTGGGCGCAAG GAGCTGTCGACACGGCTATGCAAATTGTGAACGTTCTTATGATTTGCTATGTGTATGCCCCTTTCTTCGCGTGTCTGTCGACGCCTCAGCGACTTCTTGGAGATGTGCTGGGGCTGTTGTACTGCTCTTTCTG GACAACATATTTCCAGTTTTCAATAATTGAATGCCCGGTTTCCAACGGG CTCGAAGCACTGTTATACGTTTTACTCGGACTTCCACAGCTTGTCTGTTTTTACATACTTGCCATCCGGTATATATGGGGAATTGTTCGCTATATTCGACGTCGGCGAGAGAAG AGAAAGATTGCGGAAGGACAGGAGGGAAAGCAAGACACGGTAGAATCCAAGTCACATCGATGGTTTATACAGTCAACAAGCCACGACACAATCTACGTCAAGTCGCTGTTCAAAAAACCCGAGCCTCC ACCCGAGAAAATAACTTggaagatgaaattcagaaatctgTTCTACGAAAGTATTCCAGGTTTTAAATATTCCAGAAGGATGGTTTGTACAACTGTTATAGGTCTTCTCCTGTTGTATGAG GTTGACGTTGGTTATAGGTTAACCTTAGAGTATGTCTTTGCTAACGCGTCTCACTTATTCCGAGACGGGGGCGAGGTTGAAGAGTTTTTCGATGTTATCAACGCTAGCGTGACATTTTATCATGCACAGAGATTCGTGTACACCTTGTCAA TAACATTTTCCGTATCATCTGGGGTGGCGTTGGTAATCAGTAACATATACGTCTTACACATgatagtagtctacag GCGAAACATGCGTCGCCTCTATCGGGGTGACCGATCATTTTGGCCCGAGAAAGTAGTTATAGGACCTGGACTTATG GTCAACACTTTCAAATGGTCGGGATATCAACTTGCCTACACTTTATGGG GTTATTTCTTGACCCAGTTAACACTTTGGTTCGCTTTGATGGTTATCGTCTATGGTTTGATATACGCTTGGGTAGATGATCGAACCGACTCTTCCATCATATGGTATCTCATTGGCGAGTATtg gcTTTCGGTGGTATTTGCCATCGTCATTACTGTGGTACAGATATTAGAGACCAAGTACTTTTACCTGCAAGACGGGGGAAGGTCGCTCGCTGTTAATAACAG ACGGGCCTATCACGTGACGACCTACGTCATGTTTTACTTCAATATCATCCTCGGACTATGGTCTTGTTTACTACGCGTCCTTTACTCTGTCATCTTCGGCCTGCTCTTCCTCGGGCGAACAGACAAGTGTCTCCTCATTCATGGATGGGAATCGTTAGACAGTG GTCATAAGGCTTACCTTGGCTTTCTACAAGTAGAGGAACAACACACGCATCCTGTGATGGTGATATTTGCTGATATTCTCTTGAACTTTCTACATGACAAGAAGTCGTCGGATCTCGATCAAGACTCCCCGGTGATCGTGACTACCAAGGGGGATTCAGCGGCGAGTCCGTCGTCAGCAAAAAAGATCGAAACGGACACTGATAAAG ACCACGAGACGAGGAAACTGATGGACGAGGACACGCAGAAGTCGAAGCGATCGCGGATAAGGTGGTTTGTGCTGTACACGTTAATCAACAACCCGATCTTGTTAGCTGACCGTAAACACGCCCGTCAACCAGGCGAAGACAAGAATACACGTCTCAGGAAACGATTC TTGCTGATGATGCGGGACACTGTTGACTTGGTAGCGACGAACGCGGTGGCAATCATAGCCGATTAG
- the LOC139121714 gene encoding stimulated by retinoic acid gene 6 protein-like isoform X1: MASTASPATEYFCGNVTDVILNVLPDGYESLSEDELEAYLKDNYDVTEQTQDYLRSCWEYIDQNLLSENIIIILEKYLFSIENESCTETFDYANWMKWSFFPSTLILVILTFAQTPMRRYYCCKNSWTKNSKLLQKLCPLHIGIAYPINLLDEYSDRIGFTAAFGISLISIIDLFIGNYYFVIDVGDVPFWAQGAVDTAMQIVNVLMICYVYAPFFACLSTPQRLLGDVLGLLYCSFWTTYFQFSIIECPVSNGLEALLYVLLGLPQLVCFYILAIRYIWGIVRYIRRRREKRKIAEGQEGKQDTVESKSHRWFIQSTSHDTIYVKSLFKKPEPPPEKITWKMKFRNLFYESIPGFKYSRRMVCTTVIGLLLLYEVDVGYRLTLEYVFANASHLFRDGGEVEEFFDVINASVTFYHAQRFVYTLSITFSVSSGVALVISNIYVLHMIVVYRRNMRRLYRGDRSFWPEKVVIGPGLMVNTFKWSGYQLAYTLWGYFLTQLTLWFALMVIVYGLIYAWVDDRTDSSIIWYLIGEYWLSVVFAIVITVVQILETKYFYLQDGGRSLAVNNRRAYHVTTYVMFYFNIILGLWSCLLRVLYSVIFGLLFLGRTDKCLLIHGWESLDSGHKAYLGFLQVEEQHTHPVMVIFADILLNFLHDKKSSDLDQDSPVIVTTKGDSAASPSSAKKIETDTDKDHETRKLMDEDTQKSKRSRIRWFVLYTLINNPILLADRKHARQPGEDKNTRLRKRFLLMMRDTVDLVATNAVAIIAD; encoded by the exons ATGGCGTCCACCGCTTCCCCAGCGACAGAATACTTCTGCGGCAATGTCACTGACGTCATACTGAACGTACTTCCGGATGGTTACGAATCACTGTCCGAAGACGAGCTTGAGGCGTACTTGAAGGACAACTATGACGTCACAGAGCAGACTCAAGACTACTTAAGATCTTGCTGGGAATACATAGACCAAAATTTACTCTCtgaaaatatcatcattattcttgagaaatatttattttc AATTGAGAACGAATCTTGCACGGAGACTTTTGATTACGCGAATTGGATGAAATGGAGTTTTTTTCCATCG ACTTTAATCCTAGTGATCCTGACGTTCGCACAGACTCCGATGAGGAGGTATTACTGTTGTAAGAACAGCTGGACCAAAAATTCCAAACTACTGCAGAAACTCTGTCCGCTGCATATTGGGATAGCGTA TCCTATCAATCTCCTAGATGAATACTCAGATCGCATTGGGTTCACTGCTGCATTCGGGATCTCCCTCATTTCCATAATTGATCTCTTCATCGGCAACTACTACTTTGTGATCGATGTCGGGGACGTTCCATTTTGGGCGCAAG GAGCTGTCGACACGGCTATGCAAATTGTGAACGTTCTTATGATTTGCTATGTGTATGCCCCTTTCTTCGCGTGTCTGTCGACGCCTCAGCGACTTCTTGGAGATGTGCTGGGGCTGTTGTACTGCTCTTTCTG GACAACATATTTCCAGTTTTCAATAATTGAATGCCCGGTTTCCAACGGG CTCGAAGCACTGTTATACGTTTTACTCGGACTTCCACAGCTTGTCTGTTTTTACATACTTGCCATCCGGTATATATGGGGAATTGTTCGCTATATTCGACGTCGGCGAGAGAAG AGAAAGATTGCGGAAGGACAGGAGGGAAAGCAAGACACGGTAGAATCCAAGTCACATCGATGGTTTATACAGTCAACAAGCCACGACACAATCTACGTCAAGTCGCTGTTCAAAAAACCCGAGCCTCC ACCCGAGAAAATAACTTggaagatgaaattcagaaatctgTTCTACGAAAGTATTCCAGGTTTTAAATATTCCAGAAGGATGGTTTGTACAACTGTTATAGGTCTTCTCCTGTTGTATGAG GTTGACGTTGGTTATAGGTTAACCTTAGAGTATGTCTTTGCTAACGCGTCTCACTTATTCCGAGACGGGGGCGAGGTTGAAGAGTTTTTCGATGTTATCAACGCTAGCGTGACATTTTATCATGCACAGAGATTCGTGTACACCTTGTCAA TAACATTTTCCGTATCATCTGGGGTGGCGTTGGTAATCAGTAACATATACGTCTTACACATgatagtagtctacag GCGAAACATGCGTCGCCTCTATCGGGGTGACCGATCATTTTGGCCCGAGAAAGTAGTTATAGGACCTGGACTTATG GTCAACACTTTCAAATGGTCGGGATATCAACTTGCCTACACTTTATGGG GTTATTTCTTGACCCAGTTAACACTTTGGTTCGCTTTGATGGTTATCGTCTATGGTTTGATATACGCTTGGGTAGATGATCGAACCGACTCTTCCATCATATGGTATCTCATTGGCGAGTATtg gcTTTCGGTGGTATTTGCCATCGTCATTACTGTGGTACAGATATTAGAGACCAAGTACTTTTACCTGCAAGACGGGGGAAGGTCGCTCGCTGTTAATAACAG ACGGGCCTATCACGTGACGACCTACGTCATGTTTTACTTCAATATCATCCTCGGACTATGGTCTTGTTTACTACGCGTCCTTTACTCTGTCATCTTCGGCCTGCTCTTCCTCGGGCGAACAGACAAGTGTCTCCTCATTCATGGATGGGAATCGTTAGACAGTG GTCATAAGGCTTACCTTGGCTTTCTACAAGTAGAGGAACAACACACGCATCCTGTGATGGTGATATTTGCTGATATTCTCTTGAACTTTCTACATGACAAGAAGTCGTCGGATCTCGATCAAGACTCCCCGGTGATCGTGACTACCAAGGGGGATTCAGCGGCGAGTCCGTCGTCAGCAAAAAAGATCGAAACGGACACTGATAAAG ACCACGAGACGAGGAAACTGATGGACGAGGACACGCAGAAGTCGAAGCGATCGCGGATAAGGTGGTTTGTGCTGTACACGTTAATCAACAACCCGATCTTGTTAGCTGACCGTAAACACGCCCGTCAACCAGGCGAAGACAAGAATACACGTCTCAGGAAACGATTC TTGCTGATGATGCGGGACACTGTTGACTTGGTAGCGACGAACGCGGTGGCAATCATAGCCGATTAG